The nucleotide sequence ACAATTAAATTACTTGGAATCTGCAAGTTCATGGCTAAGGGCCCAATGCTGCGAGCCCTCCACAGGAGGGGCTCCCATAGATTCGCAGGACTGGGCAATAATTTATCTGTACGTTTGTGGCGAATTCTTCAAGCTCTCCCAGTTTGGAATTCCTACCAACTGGCAGGCTTGAGAGACAATatgggctcaagccagtttttaCGTGTTCAGAATCTGAGCCAGTTCTCTCCCCCTGGAGTTTGAAACGAAGATTTACCATCACACAAAAAGGTGACTTGCTGTCAGATGCAAGTAATTGTAAGTAGAAAATCTCACATGTTTCAGTGGATGCTAGAATGATTTGAGAGCTCATATTTGATTTGCTCACCACTCTTCTCTTTGGAAAGAATATGCCTGAaagctcttttcttttaaaataaacagaattcTAAAAGGACTACAGAGCATTCCTCATAATTACTTCTCTACTTCTGAATTTTAATGGCTAGCTCTAGTGATTCCCCTCATCAACAGTTACATCTTTTATTAGTTAATGCTGGGATTTCCTAAGAAGCCTAATGGTGCTAGGAAACCAAATGTTGTTATATTTCAAGGGGAGATGAGCACTTACCTACTTTGGtgtcttttgaaaattccccttTTCTATGTTACCACTGAAAGCTTTTAACCCCTTATTCCTTTCGTGCACTTAACtcaatgcagatttttttaaaggaatttgtaTTTGTTAGTATTGGAGAGTATGTGTGTGTTAACAGCTATTTAAGGTTagtttaattaaaaagaacaatCACCACCACACCTTATGCTAGTCCTTGTGATACAacaaaaaatgactttttataaACACTTATACGATTCTTCTCTCTGCCTCATGTCTTGTCAGGAGATCCCATTCTCACTGCAGTCAGTTGGCAATTTAAAATTGTGCTTTTGCAAAGTGCCTCGCTTTTCATTTGACAGTAGACTGGGTGAGGGTCTACTATGGAAATAACAAAGGGGTGATACCTCATCAAGGGACAATGGAGTGACTGTTCTGAAAATTTCCGGTAAGAATTTCCACGGTCACTGCATTATAATCCCAGATAATACAATTGAGCAGTGGGGTTTATTTCCAcctttggggagagggggttgtACCTGTGGACACACAAACCCCTATCAGTCTAACACAGAAGAAGGAGCAGGTCGGACACAGCAGTTAGGTCGCCTAAAGTTCTGCAACATGGACTGGAACACATTATGCTGCCTCCCTTTAAGTTTCTTATTTGAAGACGTATCCGAGGAAATCGATTTCCGGTTCTGGGTGCTTTGTGCCTTGATCAGTTTCTCATGTTCTCGTATTTGTCTTTGTAAGTGATTTTGGATAGCGATCCCCAGTGACTCTGGGTCTAGCGAAGCACCATATACCTCCCATGTCATGCCTTGTTCATCCCACACAACATCTCTGACGTGCTTGGATTGCTGCACCTGTACTTTGGCCTCCGTGGCCACAGtgggctttttcttcttttccccaagATGTGGCAGTcgtggagcagaggcaggaacagcTGTTGGTTCCTTCCTGGTTTCACTGGCCTTGCTAATTTGACATGGTGGAGCTGTTGGGGTCCCCAACCTATGGGTGTCGTGGGTAGAATTCATATTCAACTCAGGTGTCAATCCAGCTTGCAGACTCGGGCTGCTGGACTTCTTTGCCTGATTAGTTTCTTCCAACATCTTATCCTGCTCCGTTTTAACCGTACGTGGTGCATATACCTtcacagagccagcagcagccccagtgcCGATGTTAACTCCTCCTTTAGCCTCAAGCAACATGAACTTTTCTTCCTTCTTTGGCTTTCTCTCGGTTTTGACATTAACCGGACTGATTCGCACTTCATCAACACGCGGGAACTGCCAAGGCTTCCTACCAGTGCTGCTACCAGCTGCGCTGCACAGGGTCTCTGTCTGCTCAGTTCCATGGGGTACACTGCCGTGTCCGTGTCCAGGTGACTGGTTACTTTCTGAATCACTGACTTGGTGCAGAAAGTTGTTGCTTGTTTCAGGGACGGCTGTAAATGGAGATGGGTGGGGTTCACCATCTCCAGACTGCTGAGGTGCTGCAGGTTGATTACTGGTGTTAACCGTAATCTGGTACACAGGTTTTGCCTTCCGTAAGACTGCAGCATCTGATGGCAGTGGAGGAATGTCTGTGCTGTCTCTGGCCAAGCAGGCTCCTTGGGTTTCTGCCCTATCAGCCGGTGTTCCTTGGGTGTTCCCGGCTCCTTGTGGGCATGGACAGGCAGGTGTTATGCTACCTGCCAGCACTGGACAGATGGTGTCAGGTGGGTCTCCTTGATGCTTTTGCAGTTGGGCAGGCTGAGCTTTCACTGCATCCATCGCAGCTGTCAGAGCGTACCCTTCTGGCATGACACCAGGACACCAGGCTGGCTTTTGGAGTGATGCAAAGTTGTCAACAAGTTCTGACTGGTTCTGCCCACCACCACTCTGATAAATGACGTGCAACTGCTCCTTTGCCTCTGAAGGAGGATTCCCCTTGAAGAATGCAGCAACGATACTTGGGCTGGTGGAAGCGGATTTGCTCTCCATACTGGCCACTGCCTGAACCTCAGCATCACGCCATGTCCTGATTACTGCCTCCCGAGTTAAAGACGTGCTCTCAGGCTGGACTGTCATTGTACCTACTTCTCTGAacctggagagctggggcagcactGGTCCTGTTTTCTCTGTCTCTGCCTCGCACAAGAGCTGTGTCCCCTCAAAGCTGGATTGTGGCAAAGCCTTATTGCTCTGCGCAAGTGCAGTCCTAAAAGTGGGACAGGATTTCACATCATTTGCATCCCTTATCTCTGCTTCTGAATAAACCTGCGGCCTGATCCCCAGATCAGGAATAGCTTCGAAGTCCCTCACTGCAGTGGCTGCCAGAGAGAAGCCAGGGTCAGTTATTTccactgctttttctttttccatgtcTATTCTTTGCAGGGTATTTGCCTGAGAAGAATGGTGACAggactcactacccttgatagtgTTGTCTAGGGATGGATAATTTAACTCCTGAAGTTCCGCTGGATCACTCATCCCACAGACCTTCACTGCACAGTCATCAACTTGTGCCAGTGACCTTATCCTTGGTAGGTCGCTTTGTATAAGCTGGTTGGAATTGTGGGTAGCTGGCATCATATCTGTTGCATGTCCAGCTGCAGAGGTTTTTGCTACAACCTGTGCTTGCACTGTGGCGTCACGGCTGCCCGTTTGCTCCGAGTTACTGGCCGACTTGGTACATGCAGGAGGCACTTCTTCAGCTTGGCTGAAGGACCCAGGCAAAAACATGTCTTGCTGGCTAGTATCATCCCCGTAGAGGTGCTCATGCCTTTGGATGTCGGAAACTACAGTACAGTTCAGGTCAAACAAGCACACTCCAGCAGATTCAGCCTTGGTGTAAGAAATGCCATTACTGCTCCTCTCTATGCTTGCTTGTTTGTGCTGGTGCTTAGTGGATTGCGGATCTCCCAGGCAATCTCTCTCTTCAGAAGCGGCAACCAACAAAAGTTGGGCAGACCTCAGAGGATCTGGTACCGTCCCCATGGAATTTCTCTGAGCTGTAGCTTGCAGTCAGCTTCTTCCAGCAATACTCTTGCAGAGCAGTGTTTGTATCAAGGGGAATGTGGTCAGGAACAACTTTCCCTTAGAGCCAATCTGTTAAAGAAGGAAACACAGCGTTAACAGCAATCGGATTTAAGCAGggaaaatactttttaatatttaaggGAGATGTTCAAAGGCACAACGGGCTGTCAGGAGCTTGACTCGcactgagtcaatgggagttgggctcctaactcccctttgtgccttggaaaatctccccctaagTAAGTTTTCACTTGCAGAATAAAAAGtatttgaatttcaaatatttttcatacGATTATTTCCAAGGTAGGATCAAGAAGCAGAGGTAGCCGTTAGCCACAAATGCATCAAAATCTGCCCTGGTTGTTGACTATTTTATGGAAAAGAATAAGAATGTTGTGCACTCATTTAGTCATGTGATTGACCTGGCACcgaaagctattaaaaaaaaaaaaaaaaaaaaaaggaagtgggATCTGGGTGGATGCTTTGTGGAAAATATTCTGCCGTCAGAATTCAATAAATAACATTAAGTAACGCAAAGCTAGAGATACAAGAACCTGCAGAAAGGAAGTTTGATCCCATGACGAGGGGGCTAGCCTGGGACATGGGAAATCCAGGTTCAAATTCCTGTTATGCGCCACACTTCCcatgtgaccctgagcaagtcactaaGTCTCTCtgtgtgccttggttccccatctgtaaaatggggttaatacttCTCCGACTTGTGGAGGACcaatacactaaagattgtgaggtgctttaTATTGCAATAGAATTATTGAAGATAGACAGGTCTCTGTGTCAAGTTTCTAGTACCTTCAGACATAggcgctggagcacccacggagaaaaaCTGGTGGGTGccctgcacccaccggcagctccctgccgcgccccagctcacctgcgcCTCCACCTCCTCCGTGAGCGTGCccgcttttttccccctccctcccagtgcttgccgccatggaacagctgtttcgcgtggcaattgctgggagggaggggggaggaggggaaacgcggcatgctcaggggaggcggcggagtttgggtggggactttgggggaaggggttggaatgggggtggagctggggggcacgagcacccaccggcgccatgagaagttggcgcctatgccttCAGACTAATATTTGTGAAGTAAAACCTGGCTGCTAAAATGAACTGCTGAATGAAATACTGTGGACTAatgttaagaaaaacaccaaaactGATTCTGGCTGTGCTACTGGAAGTACTATGTATACTTATGTTCATAAAGGAAAACAATTCTGCATTTATAATCTTCCAGAAGCATTCTTGACAAAAATGTATTAACTGATTTACGAACTACAGGTAGATCCTGTATACACATCTGTTTGCCCACTGCTAAAGAGTAGCCATTTGTCCGGTGAAACACAGCTAAACTCAGTACCACCACAGAACAGGAGATCAAGAAGAATACCCTTTCCAGATGAAACAGCAGGGGGGAATTTTAAACAGAGGGAGCAGAATTATCTGAACCTCAAGGTAACTCTCATTTTGAACTcggaatacattttaaaatgtgcttttagaGTGGGATTCTCAAAAGAGCTCAGTGTTGGTCAAAACTTTGCTCTCACTGAATTCACTGGTAACATTCCTATTGACGACAATGGAAGCAGAGCTAGATCAATGGTAGCACTTGGGAAAATCCCTGCCTTGTTCTTTTACGTTGTAGGTTGTCTGTCTCCCCAAGAAGGCTTTCATTTCACAGCTCCTCCCACATCTCCACTGCCAGTGGAGTgctaggctgggactcaggaaactgGGTTCTATATTTCCatctctgtcactggcctgctaggtgaccttgggcaagtcataccACCACTCTGGGACTCAATTTtgccatctgtaaagtggggatactGATACCAGCAATGTCCTTTTCAACAAAAGGTCTCATTCTCCCCTCATTGTACACCAGACTTGCGTTAGtgaaactctgccactgacttcagtaaaacTCCTCCTGAGATGCAGTGCATTGAGagtgagaggagaagcaggccccAGGGGTTTAAtggaaacaaaatcaaaatgaatacaGCAAACCTAGTTTTGCACACAGGAAAACAGTGACGCATTACGAATTCATTAACTTGATGTCCTCCAGATATTCATAATTTATCGTTTTAACTCTGTATCTCTAATTTGGCGTGCCTTTGGGCTCTACCCAACCAAAAATGTCCAGGGCTAAGCCAGCCCTAAAATACCATGGCTATTGGTCCCACTGGCTATTGAACTTCTTAACAGGAATCTTGCTGCGGAATCGCATACAAATTCACAAACCAAATTGCTCCAAGTACAACTTCTGATGAGCTGAGCAGGAAGTGGGGAGTTTATATAAAATAAGCCAAAAAAACTCCTTGCGTGAGGCCACAAGTCCTCATTTCTCAGTTGATGTAAAGCCAGTAGCCATCACTGTGTACACAATGAAAGTTATCCCAGCTTTAGACACCAGTAATCGTCCTTCGTGGCTGTGCACTGGGGAATGGGCAGGTTTGGCGGCTCCTGTTCCAATTTTCTtgtttccctcctccttccccttccaaaTATGATCAAatatcaagggagtcagtggcagataaAACTGACATCAACATGGTCCCTGATCTCACGATGGTTGCAGGGGATCTCCAAAACCTTTGTAAAAATCTACATCTCATGACAATAAGTTTCAGCATAAATATCGGATGCAGGTCCGTGTGAGCAACATGGAAATTCCAGGTTTACCTGCATGCAATATTCCCTGGCTGACCTCAGGAATAGATTTGTATGAGATGGAAAGAGCACAGCAAAACTACAAGCGAGGACCTTTTACAGCTCTTCTCCAGCTGAGCAAGTGAAGAACCTGCCTTCACATTACCACTGATGAGGGCTGGGAGAACTCCCTAGTCTTGCTAAAGACTCTGGTCCCTCTGGTGGTGTTCAATGCCTTGATTGCTACAGAGTGTATGTGAGTCTGGCTAGGAGAGTTAGAGACTCTGGAGAGCAGGATCGTGCTCCCTAGGTCTATCAATTGGTCTATGAAGCAAGCAAATGTACTTGCCAGCTCCTCTCACAGACCCAGTGAAAATTAACGAAGAAAAGGCTGGATTTAAGCAGTCCTCCCTCATGATTTGATCATTAGCACACCAGACAGGCTTCACccattgggcttgattctcctttgACACTAGAGTAAATGGAGTCACAACAGAGTAAAGCTGGTGgagtcagatcagaatcaggaccactCCTTTCTGCTCGTCAGAGATTTTGTTAGGTGACTTGCTggtggaaggaaggaaagagagagaaaactctTTTCAGTGACAAGCAATGCTTAGATACAAAATTTTGGGGGCATGGCATGCTATTGAAAACTAACCTGCTGGGATTTGGCTCCCTACTTTTTAAACCTGCCCACTGGAGGCGCTGGGGTCGGGAGGGCCATTCTTTTAGGAACTGCTTTAACCCACACCTTCTTGGGAAAAACTGAGCAAGTCTCATAgcctttaaagtcagaagggaccatcacgatcatctagtctgacctcatgtacaTTTTGTCTATTCCAAAGGAGTTACACTTGGATGTAATATCTCATTTTTTTGACACAGGGCTTCAAAAATGTACCCATCACCTACCAGCTGAAACAATAAAACTTCTCACTAGTGAGACATGATCCCTCAGCCATGGCTTCCAAAAGTTAGgataagttattttttaaaattgatataGTATCTAAAAACGGCAACCAGATATATTACATATACTCCGTTGTTCTCTCTTATCAGGACACGCGTTAGGGCACTTGAGTGGAACACAAGCCCTGAAACAGgaatccagagaatagaaggggaTGATCAGGGATTCACAAGGAGTTTCCTGTCCCCTGTGTTGTGGAGAGAATAATCTGGTCCCTGGTGTGTTCATGTGACTGAATTATTCACTTATTTTTCCCAAATAATTTTCTGAGGGTTTGGTCCATCCTGTCAAATGCTTCTGGCAATTCATGCTTCTGTTGGTACTGATTGTAAAATGGCCATAGAAACTGCCCGTGAGCTAATGAGGGATGGACCACACATATGCAGATGCGTACTTCTGGACGCTGGAAAGTAAACTCTGTAGAATATTACgtaaaataaaatgttggcaGCTTGTATAAATATTTTTGCGTGTTGGGTATACCTCACTTGTAGCTCTTCTGCAGACTTCCACGTGAATTTGAGCTCTTTCCTAACTTGTATAAATATTTCTCATCTCCTAACCCTTATGTATTTGCCTACTGAATGTTCACATACACACACTAGAGGAAACTTGGCAGAAGGATCAGTTTGGTCCACCCCTGTTTTGATGGGTATGTTTGATTCATCCCTGCCAAGAAAGCAGCTTCTAATAAGCTTCTTCATGCCCAGGCAGGTCTATAAGGTTATTTATAATTGGCTTTGTCTGGCCCTCCCACAAGTGTCTTCAGCTACAAACTCCCTTGAAAAAGGTGAGATTCCTTCCTATCTTTGAAAACATCAAAGAAATTGCTTTTGAATGAAGCATATAAGCAAATTCCCAGGGATCTGCAAAAGTGAAGTGCAAATGCATTAGCACCTATAGAAAATGGCATTGGAAAGTTGTTTTTATTCTATTCATTCAAATGACCTGTCAAGTCGTGATCACTAAAACTATACTCCACTGCCTATCCAAGGGATAGCCACTGCAGAGGGACAAGATCCTGCCCTCAGTTACCCCCAGGACgccttgttgacttcagtggggtaagAGAACTTAACACAGATGTTTCACTTAACCTCAgaacattaaatacatttaattagGCTCAGGTTGTGGAGACTTGATTCATGTTTGTGAGCACTTGTTCATGGGAAGTCAATGAGAATACTCCTGTGAGGAAGTGCCCCCCGAAATGAGTGATGGCTCCACAATCTGTCCCTTTTCTAATAGGCAAGGTTGTCGAACAATACCTTATCCCTCAAGTAGCTCTCCGGACATCTGTGGAACTGCTGGAGGAGTAAGTGAGGTAcagaagcagaatctggccctctgtgatCTGTCCAACAGGCTGCTCTCCACCTATTGTGACAAAGGCTGTACAGGAACACTGACTCTAGTTACAGCGTACCCGGAGTGACGATCACTTCGCTGCTCCAGCTGTATATGGCAGGCAAGGGTATTATTTCCATCTACAGTACAACACTGTATCTTTTCTGTTTCTGGGCACTCAAGAGCAGAATGAAAGATTTTGAAAGGGAGCTACAATCATCTGCTAGAATGACAACAGATATCAATGACCTAATTTATAAGGAACGGCTAATTAAAACAATGGGGAAAAACTGACTCTGCTATCACCAAATGGGAACTATTCTGCTATCTAATTTAGGCAAGGGTCAAATTCACCACtcaaggtatgtctatactgtgaTAAATGACACAGCTGCGGCTGGTCCAGGTCAGCGGACTCAGGCTCATGGCTTTATAGCTGCGGGACTATAAAATTGCACTGCAGACAttcgggctggggctggagcccaggctccgagACCCTGACCcttgtggggtctcagagcccaggctccagcctgaacctgtctacattgcaatttttagccccgtagGCCAAGTCCTGCAAGCCCCTGTCatctgacctgggctctgagactcagcaccgtgggttttttattgcagagTCGACATACTCTCAGTGACTCCGGTGAAACCCCACTGAATCCAATGCGCGTGCACAAGTGTAAACGAAAGCAGAACTTGAACCAAGCTATTTATATTGTCAGAGAACAACAAACCAACGGGAACTAGAGTATGACAGTTCAAAATCAGAAGCCAATAGAAACTTTATGTAAAGGAGACCAAATGAACTGACTACAGCATGTGGAAGTTATCTTTGTTACTGCTTGCAAGCACACGTTGATCCTGGGCTCCTTGAATAAACTATGCGAAGACTGTACGACAGGCACTGCAGTGAAAAATTCACAGGAACAAACAAAACCTATGGCAGGCAAACAGCCACTGGaggaaatatgaaaataaaacccAATATTAGGAAGGAAAACATGCCAAGACAAACCGAAATCTCTGTGGAATTGCTCAGGTGAAATGTGTTCAGTGTTTCACCTGGAGAAATCATCTGAAATTTAATTTTATGAGGAAGAGGTGTTAGTGTCACCATAAAGATGGAAAGCAGTTCCCAGTAACAACCAGGGATTTTCAACACCAAAATCATTTCTTTCAAACAAAAATCAATCCACCTGAAAATTTCATGTCATATCTTATTCCAGGGTGGAATTTTCCTGGACATCTTGAGACAAGTAACACAAAAAAGTTTTGAAAGCCTGCCAGAGTCCATACTTGACTCGTATGGGCAGACAGAATCCCTGTGTGGTTTGCGcgtcttttttaaaatctaaggcATTTCCCAGGCAAACAACTTTGTTAACTTCAAGTCAAGGTGGAAAGAATCTACCACTTATTTCAGCATATCCCccttttaaaacaatgttataGTTTCCTCtattgtcaaaaaacaaaaatcctgcaAATGTTAAAAAAGCCTGAGAATTGCAAGCTAAAGCTCTACTTTACAAATAATCTGCAAACATGTGGAAGTATGCCAATGATTAGTTAACATTGTCAATACTGCCAAATCCCAAggttcaaaagtcatgagtcaggcctccaaaaaataatgaaattgacctaaaagtcacaagattttttatttgctgtctggtttttgagtctttagggttcacattttcaagccttGCTTTGTAAacatgagggttagaaacttttcaaatgaaagctgagagtctgatCTCATcacatggctccaggagctggggctttaagaaaaagcaCAAAATATAACAAGAATCACAATGAAACtgcaagagttgacaacactCTGACAACAT is from Chelonia mydas isolate rCheMyd1 chromosome 4, rCheMyd1.pri.v2, whole genome shotgun sequence and encodes:
- the GPRIN3 gene encoding G protein-regulated inducer of neurite outgrowth 3 — its product is MGTVPDPLRSAQLLLVAASEERDCLGDPQSTKHQHKQASIERSSNGISYTKAESAGVCLFDLNCTVVSDIQRHEHLYGDDTSQQDMFLPGSFSQAEEVPPACTKSASNSEQTGSRDATVQAQVVAKTSAAGHATDMMPATHNSNQLIQSDLPRIRSLAQVDDCAVKVCGMSDPAELQELNYPSLDNTIKGSESCHHSSQANTLQRIDMEKEKAVEITDPGFSLAATAVRDFEAIPDLGIRPQVYSEAEIRDANDVKSCPTFRTALAQSNKALPQSSFEGTQLLCEAETEKTGPVLPQLSRFREVGTMTVQPESTSLTREAVIRTWRDAEVQAVASMESKSASTSPSIVAAFFKGNPPSEAKEQLHVIYQSGGGQNQSELVDNFASLQKPAWCPGVMPEGYALTAAMDAVKAQPAQLQKHQGDPPDTICPVLAGSITPACPCPQGAGNTQGTPADRAETQGACLARDSTDIPPLPSDAAVLRKAKPVYQITVNTSNQPAAPQQSGDGEPHPSPFTAVPETSNNFLHQVSDSESNQSPGHGHGSVPHGTEQTETLCSAAGSSTGRKPWQFPRVDEVRISPVNVKTERKPKKEEKFMLLEAKGGVNIGTGAAAGSVKVYAPRTVKTEQDKMLEETNQAKKSSSPSLQAGLTPELNMNSTHDTHRLGTPTAPPCQISKASETRKEPTAVPASAPRLPHLGEKKKKPTVATEAKVQVQQSKHVRDVVWDEQGMTWEVYGASLDPESLGIAIQNHLQRQIREHEKLIKAQSTQNRKSISSDTSSNKKLKGRQHNVFQSMLQNFRRPNCCVRPAPSSVLD